Proteins encoded within one genomic window of Camelina sativa cultivar DH55 chromosome 19, Cs, whole genome shotgun sequence:
- the LOC104764528 gene encoding serine carboxypeptidase-like 27, protein MDHSFLLIILLLTISSSSSCCASSYVEEQLRDRISKLPGQPSNVDFRQYSGYVTVNEERGRALFYWLVESPLTRDPKSRPLVLWLNGGPGCSSVAYGGAEEIGPFRVGSDGKTLHPKLYAWNKLANLLFLESPAGVGFSYSNTSSDLYTTGDQRTAEDSYRFLVSWFERFPQYKHRDFYIIGESYAGHFVPQLSKLVHERNKGFRNPAINLKGFMVGNAVTDDYHDYIGTFEYWWNHGLISDSTYHQLKTACYSVSSQHPSLQCMEALRNAELEQGNIDPYSIFTKPCNNTVQLKRFLKGRYPWMSRAYDPCSERYSNVYFNRVEVQKALHANVTRLPYPWKACSDIVGNYWEDSPLSMLPIYRELITAGLKIWVFSGDTDAVVPITATRYSIDALKLATITNWYPWYDHGKVGGWSQVYKGLTLVTVAGAGHEVPLHRPRQAFILFRSFLENKPMPMT, encoded by the exons ATGGatcactcttttcttcttatcattCTCTTACTCACAATCTCTTCTTCAAGTTCATGTTGTGCTTCTTCTTATGTGGAAGAACAGCTGAGAGACAGAATCAGTAAGTTGCCTGGACAACCTAGTAATGTAGATTTTAGACAGTACTCAGGCTATGTCACTGTGAATGAAGAACGTGGAAGAGCTTTGTTCTACTGGTTGGTGGAGTCTCCGTTGACCCGTGACCCAAAGTCTAGACCTTTGGTTCTGTGGCTCAATGGTGGCCCTGGTTGTTCTTCTGTTGCTTATGGAGGTGCTGAAGAAATTGGTCCTTTTCGCGTTGGGTCTGATGGCAAAACTCTTCATCCAAAACTTTATGCTTGGAATAAAT TGGCAAACCTGCTATTCTTGGAGTCTCCAGCTGGAGTTGGTTTCTCATATTCAAACACAAGCTCAGATCTTTACACAACCGGTGATCAGAGAACAG CCGAAGACTCGTATAGATTTCTTGTCAGCTGGTTTGAGAGGTTTCCACAATACAAACATAGAGACTTTTATATTATTGGAGAAAGCTATGCAG GTCATTTTGTTCCTCAGTTGTCTAAACTTGTCCATGAAAGAAACAAGGGTTTCAGGAACCCGGCTATAAACCTCAAAGGTTTTATG GTGGGAAATGCTGTTACAGATGACTATCATGATTATATAGGAACATTTGAATATTGGTGGAATCATGGTCTCATATCCGATTCCACGTATCACCAGCTAAAGACAGCGTGCTACTCAGTATCATCTCAGCATCCTTCACTGCAGTGTATGGAGGCTCTGAGAAATGCCGAATTAGAGCAAGGAAATATCGATCCATATAGCATTTTCACCAAACCTTGCAACAATACTGTACAACTTAAGAGATTCTTAAAGGGTCGCTAT CCATGGATGTCAAGGGCTTATGATCCTTGTTCAGAGAGATATTCAAATGTGTACTTTAATCGCGTGGAAGTTCAGAAGGCTCTCCACGCAAATGTCACTCGCTTACCTTACCCTTGGAAAGCATGCAG TGACATTGTGGGAAACTATTGGGAAGATTCTCCTCTGTCAATGCTTCCTATATACAGAGAATTGATTACTGCAGGTCTCAAAATATGGGTTTTCAG TGGGGATACAGATGCGGTTGTTCCTATAACCGCTACCCGATACTCTATTGATGCACTGAAGCTAGCAACCATCACAAACTGGTACCCATGGTACGATCATGGCAAG GTAGGTGGGTGGAGTCAAGTGTACAAAGGGCTTACATTAGTAACAGTAGCAGGAGCTGGTCATGAAGTGCCTCTACACCGTCCCCGTCAAGCCTTTATTCTTTTCAGATCCTTTTTAGAGAACAAACCAATGCCTATGACCTGA
- the LOC104764526 gene encoding glycine-rich RNA-binding protein 4, mitochondrial-like has translation MMMRNGIELLVRRVAAIPQHSVSFSFQVLPQFCTSSESPSSKLFIGGVSWSVDEQSLKDAFSSFGEVAEVRIAYDKGSGRSRGFGFVDFAEKDNALSAKDAMDGKGLLGRPLRISFALERVRGGPVVVPRFGKSKRDR, from the exons atgatgatgaggaacgGCATTGAGCTACTAGTGAGACGAGTTGCAGCGATACCTCAACACTCAGTTTCTTTTAGCTTCCAAGTTCTTCCTCAATTTTGCACATCTTCTGAGTCGCCCAGCTCCAAGCTATTCATCGGAG GAGTGTCGTGGTCTGTAGATGAGCAATCTCTCAAAGACGCTTTCTCTTCCTTTGGTGAGGTTGCCGAAG TTAGGATTGCGTACGACAAAGGAAGTGGGAGATCAAGAGgctttggttttgttgattttgcagAGAAAGACAATGCTCTGTCTGCTAAAGACGCCATGGATGGAAAG GGATTATTGGGTCGGCCACTGAGGATAAGTTTTGCCCTTGAAAGAGTGCGTGGTGGTCCTGTGGTTGTTCCGCGTTTTGGGAAATCAAAGAGAGACAGGTAA
- the LOC104764530 gene encoding uncharacterized protein LOC104764530 yields MATLGFNTTRIQTPSLPRIPKSSSFNKPIKTHHHLFSSDTLLKRYRFVSRSLPESSLSITKEQEVSNEVEEEQDDPTSELSYLDPESDAESIKEWELDFCSRPILDSRGKKIWELVVCDASLSLQVTKYFPNNVINSITLKDAIVTITQDLGVPLPERIRFFRSQMQTIITKACKELAIKAVPSKRCLSLFLWLQERYDTVYTRHPGFQKGSLPLLSLDNPFPMNLPENLFGEKWGFVQLPYSAVREEISDFEDKFVFGATLDLDLLGIEVDENTLIPGLSVATSRAKPLAAWMNGLEVCSIEADSSKGCLILAVGISTRYVYATYKKTPVTTDEAEAWESAKKASGGLHFLAIQDDLDSDDCVGFWLLIDLPPPPV; encoded by the exons ATGGCGACGTTAGGCTTTAACACCACTCGAATCCAGACACCATCACTTCCCAGAATCCCCAAGTCCTCTTCTTTtaataaaccaatcaaaacccatcatcatctcttctccTCCGATACCCTTTTGAAACGCTACCGTTTCGTCTCCAGGTCGTTACCTGAGAGCTCACTGTCGATTACTAAAGAACAAGAGGTATCAAATGAAGTAGAGGAAGAACAAGATGATCCAACGTCTGAGCTGAGTTATCTGGATCCGGAATCCGATGCGGAGAGCATCAAAGAGTGGGAATTGGATTTTTGCTCGAGGCCTATCCTTGATTCCAGAGGGAAAAAAATTTGGGAGCTTGTGGTTTGTGATGCTTCGCTCTCTCTTCAAGTCACTAAATATTTTCCCAATAATGTCATTAATAGTATTACCCTCAAAGACGCCATTGTTACCATCACTCAAGACTTGGGTGTTCCTCTTCCTGAGAGGATTCGCTTCTTCAG GTCACAGATGCAAACCATTATCACAAAAGCTTGCAAAGAGCTTGCCATTAAGGCAGTGCCTAGTAAACGG TgtttgtctctgtttctgtggTTGCAAGAACGTTATGACACTGTGTACACGCGTCACCCCGGTTTCCAAAAGGGATCATTGCCTCTTCTGTCTCTAGACAATCCATTTCCAATGAATCTTCCGGAGAATTTGTTTGGGGAGAAATGGGGATTTGTTCAATTACCTTACTCAGCTGTTAGAGAGGAGATCTCAGACTTTGAGGACAAGTTTGTGTTTGGTGCTACCTTAGACTTGGATTTGCTTGGCATTGAAGTGGATGAAAATACACTGATTCCAGGTCTCTCTGTTGCTACTTCACGAGCTAAACCTCTGGCAG CTTGGATGAATGGGCTTGAAGTATGTTCGATTGAAGCAGACAGTTCCAAAGGATGTTTGATTCTAGCTGTTGGGATCTCAACAAGGTATGTCTATGCGACCTACAAGAAGACACCTGTTACTACTGATGAAGCTGAAGCTTGGGAATCTGCAAAGAAAGCAAGTGGTGGTTTGCATTTTCTTGCAATTCAAGATGACTTAGATTCTGATGACTGTGTTGGCTTTTGGCTTCTTATTGATTTGCCACCACCCCCTGTTTAA
- the LOC104764529 gene encoding uncharacterized protein LOC104764529, translating to MAFHVACPITCRRICGCSLGFSRDLRRPNGEDEFLKKVNQVEEFRKDPRVSSNVVHGGTVQVRVPKVVPAPQTVSSVSVLGVGDGVGVGVVDELAEEASAQKKRVALQRQAAVTVEAAEDYARRFESGVNELSSKDLAGEEVAHSGMNIMCRMCFLGEGEGSDKAKRMLSCKHCGKKYHKNCLKSWAQHRDLFHWSSWSCSSCRVCEVCRRTGDPNKFMFCKRCDAAYHCYCQHPPHKNVSSGPYLCPKHTRCHSCDSTVPGNGLSVRWFLSYTCCDACGRLFVKGNYCPVCLKVYRDSESTPMVCCDICQRWVHCHCDGISEEKYQQFQVDGKLQYKCATCRGECYQVKDPQDAIQELWKKKDVMDKDLIASLRAAAGLPTEEEIFSISPFSDDEENGPVSGRPLKLSIKGLVEKSPKKSKEYGKNSSKKHASKKGSHTKLESEVHQEIGSERRRLGGARIDNVGFQINEQSDVNSSVAGICSTHEPKIVKHKRVDDVMVTDEEKPSRIVRIKCSKPLDSDSEDTLRNAREEKSVKTKKLVINLGARKLNVSGSSKSNVVPHLSRDKDQSTLGGDKIDQTGEVRTLKISGRFGKTQSEGSKATFGSITQFPATTSEGNHVDDKTSISPSLQKEARPLLKFKLRKPNTGDQTSLVTTQSEDEKLSPAKGQRSKRKRPSSLVEMASLEEDNEATTPSYQDSSRNDELMDANWILKKLGKDSIGKRVEVHGSQNSWHKGTVTDVSGDTSTLSVSLDDGSIKTFELGKHSVRFIPQKQKRSRS from the exons ATGGCCTTTCACGTAGCTTGCCCAATTACATG TCGTCGGATCTGCGGTTGCTCCTTAGGGTTTTCTCGGGATCTCCGTAGACCTAATGGCGAAGACGAGTTTTTGAAAAAGGTTAATCAAGTGGAGGAGTTTCGCAAGGATCCTCGTGTTTCTTCTAATGTTGTTCATGGAGGCACGGTTCAGGTTAGGGTTCCTAAGGTTGTTCCTGCTCCTCAGACGGTTTCTTCTGTTTCGGTTTTGGGGGTTGGGGATGGTGTTGGTGTTGGAGTTGTTGATGAATTGGCGGAGGAAGCTTCCGCTCAGAAGAAACGTGTTGCTCTTCAGAGACAAGCTGCTGTTACGGTTGAAGCTGCTGAGGATTATGCTCGCAGGTTTGAATCTGGTGTCAATGAG CTTTCATCAAAAGACCTTGCTGGTGAAGAAGTAGCTCACTCCGGCATGAATATAATGTGCAGAATGTGCTTCCTCGGAGAAGGTGAGGGAAGTGACAAAGCAAAGAGGATGCTTTCCTGTAAACACTGTGGAAAGAAGTACCACAAGAACTGTTTAAAGTCTTGGGCCCAACATAGAG ATTTATTTCATTGGAGTTCATGGAGTTGTTCCTCTTGCCGGGTTTGTGAG GTCTGCCGTAGAACAGGAGATCCTAACAAGTTCATGTTCTGCAAAAGGTGTGATGCTGCTTACCATTGTTATTGCCAACATCCTCCACACAAG AATGTAAGTTCTGGGCCATATCTCTGCCCAAAGCATACAAGATGCCACAGCTGTGATTCTACCGTCCCTGGAAATGGCCTAAGTGTCAG GTGGTTTTTATCATATACTTGCTGTGATGCTTGTGGCAGATTGTTTGTGAAGGGAAATTATTGTCCTGTATGCTTGAAG GTGTATAGGGATTCAGAATCAACTCCAATGGTTTGCTGTGATATCTGTCAACGCTGGGTGCATTGCCATTGCGATGGAATAAG TGAAGAGAAATATCAGCAGTTTCAAGTTGATGGAAAGCTGCAGTATAAATGTGCCACATGCCGTGGGGAGTGTTATCAG GTGAAGGATCCTCAGGATGCAATTCaagaactttggaagaaaaaagatgTGATGGACAAAGACTTGATTGCTAGTTTAAGGGCTGCCGCTGGTTTGCCAACCGAGGAGGAAATATTTTCGATATCTCCATTttcagatgatgaagaaaatggACCCGTATCTGGGCGCCCACTGAAGCTTTCTATTAAAGGTTTGGTGGAAAAATCCCCAAAGAAAAGCAAGGAGTATGGGAAGAATTCAAGTAAAAAGCATGCTAGTAAAAAAGGTAGTCACACTAAGTTAGAGTCTGAAGTGCATCAGGAGATTGGATCTGAGAGACGCCGATTAGGTGGTGCTAGAATTGATAATGTGGGGTTTCAGATAAACGAACAATCGGACGTGAATTCTTCTGTAGCTGGAATTTGCTCAACACATGAACCTAAGATTGTAAAACATAAGAGGGTTGATGATGTTATGGTGACTGATGAAGAAAAGCCGTCAAGGATAGTTAGAATAAAGTGTAGCAAGCCTCTTGATTCTGATAGCGAGGATACCTTACGGAATGCAAGGGAGGAGAAATCTGTAAAGACAAAGAAGTTGGTTATTAATCTGGGGGCAAGGAAGTTAAATGTCAGTGGTTCTTCGAAGTCCAATGTTGTTCCTCATTTATCAAGGGACAAAGATCAGTCCACTTTGGGAG GGGATAAAATTGATCAGACTGGCGAAGTAAGAACCCTGAAGATCTCTGGAAGGTTTGGGAAAACTCAATCTGAAGGAAGTAAAGCTACATTTGGGTCGATCACACAGTTCCCTGCAACAACAAGTGAAGGAAATCACGTGGATGACAAAACATCCATTTCGCCATCGTTACAGAAAGAAGCAAGACCTCTGCTGAAATTTAAACTCAGGAAACCTAATACAGGAGATCAGACATCTTTGGTTACAACGCAGTCTGAAGATGAAAAACTGAGTCCTGCAAAAGGCCAAAgatcaaagagaaagagaccTTCAAGCTTAGTGGAAATGGCTTCACTGGAAGAAGACAATGAAGCTACAACACCTTCTTATCAGGATAGTTCAAGGAACGACGAGCTGATGGATGCTAACTGGATTTTGAAGAAGTTGGGTAAAGATTCAATAGGAAAGAGAGTCGAAGTCCATGGAtctcaaaactcatg GCATAAGGGAACTGTGACAGACGTTTCTGGAGACACATCCACATTGTCGGTTTCTCTAGATGATGGAAGCATCAAGACATTTGAACTTGGAAAGCACAGTGTCCGCTTCATACCGCAAAAGCAAAAGAGGTCGAGGAGCTGA